The following are encoded together in the Planctobacterium marinum genome:
- a CDS encoding ATP synthase subunit I: MDLAKAGKRLAKQMLVLQFAIVMTAGVLFYLLSDLSSAISVVTGGTLSVLTNAVFSFYVFRFSGASKTKEIVNSMKKGNKYKLLLVLVAFMVIYQLPFLDKAIVILGFCSMLLLQYPILIILHRVNKAHVA; this comes from the coding sequence ATGGATTTGGCCAAAGCCGGTAAAAGGTTAGCCAAACAGATGCTAGTCTTGCAATTTGCGATAGTCATGACGGCAGGTGTACTATTTTACCTGTTGAGTGATCTCTCCTCCGCAATTTCCGTAGTCACAGGTGGAACCCTGAGCGTATTAACTAATGCTGTTTTTTCGTTTTATGTGTTCCGTTTTTCCGGTGCCAGTAAAACCAAAGAAATCGTAAACAGCATGAAGAAAGGGAACAAGTATAAATTGTTGCTGGTGTTGGTAGCTTTCATGGTGATTTACCAACTGCCCTTTCTGGACAAAGCGATAGTGATTTTAGGATTTTGCAGCATGTTGCTGCTGCAATATCCGATACTGATTATTTTGCATCGTGTGAACAAAGCACACGTTGCCTGA
- a CDS encoding ParB/RepB/Spo0J family partition protein, which translates to MSAKKRGLGRGLDALLATSQTQREVKIDEVPETEQAKGELQKLPVEFLQPGRYQPRKDMSPEALEELASSIRSQGIIQPIVVRQVADNKYEIIAGERRWRAAQLAELDVVPCLVKDVPDEVAVAIALIENIQREDLNAMEEAQALERLILEFELTHQEVAEAVGKSRTTVTNLLRLNNLNDDVKTLLEHGDIEMGHARALLTLEGDKQSEAAQTVANKGLTVRDTESLVRKIMQPKPEKAKPEEDPDVKSLENRLGENLGTTVAISHNAKGKGKLVINFANLEQLDGILAHIEKNS; encoded by the coding sequence ATGTCAGCGAAAAAACGAGGATTAGGACGAGGCTTAGATGCCCTGTTGGCCACCAGTCAGACTCAGCGCGAAGTCAAAATTGACGAGGTACCCGAAACCGAACAGGCCAAAGGTGAGTTGCAAAAGTTACCTGTAGAGTTTTTGCAGCCCGGTCGCTACCAACCACGTAAAGACATGTCTCCGGAAGCCTTGGAAGAACTGGCTTCTTCCATCCGCTCACAAGGTATCATTCAACCTATCGTTGTTCGCCAAGTTGCTGATAACAAATACGAAATTATCGCGGGTGAACGTCGCTGGCGTGCTGCACAATTGGCTGAGTTGGACGTGGTACCTTGTCTGGTTAAAGACGTACCTGACGAAGTGGCAGTTGCCATCGCCCTGATTGAAAATATTCAGCGGGAAGACTTAAACGCCATGGAAGAAGCCCAAGCACTAGAGCGTTTGATTCTGGAATTTGAGTTAACTCATCAGGAAGTGGCTGAGGCTGTGGGTAAGTCTCGTACCACTGTAACGAATCTTTTACGTTTGAATAATTTGAACGACGATGTCAAAACTTTGCTGGAACATGGCGATATCGAAATGGGTCATGCTCGGGCCTTGCTCACCTTAGAGGGCGACAAGCAAAGTGAAGCGGCACAAACCGTAGCGAATAAAGGCTTAACGGTAAGAGATACGGAATCTTTGGTGCGCAAAATTATGCAGCCCAAGCCAGAGAAAGCCAAGCCTGAAGAGGATCCTGATGTAAAAAGCCTGGAAAACCGGTTGGGAGAAAACTTGGGAACGACAGTGGCTATTTCACATAATGCTAAGGGCAAAGGCAAGTTGGTGATTAACTTTGCCAACCTTGAGCAATTGGATGGAATTCTGGCTCATATTGAAAAGAATTCATAA